DNA sequence from the Drosophila sechellia strain sech25 chromosome 3L, ASM438219v1, whole genome shotgun sequence genome:
TGTCCaaatttgaattaaaaatattaaatactttgGCTGTGGCGAATTTTACAAGATTTTCCGTTATAGCTCGCATCGCGAAGAAGAAGAGCCGCCTTCACTAGACGCGCACAGAcataacagcaacaaaaacaagcccACTACTACAATTCATCCAAAGTTGTTGATGGCGGCGAACTATgaatgtgtatgtatgtacatatggaTGTACGCTTGTATGTACATAGCTTTCTTGAATCGGTCGCACGGGCTGATaatagtttattttattggctGGCAAAAGGGAAACGGAAAACAGCAGGCTTCACTAATCAATCAATGggtcaaaaaaaatatagttgCACAAGATTTTCCGAATCCACGGGGAAATGGAAAGGTCACTGGCGATTTAACTAAATGTAATCTCGGTGATTTGCAATATTAAATGCGTATGAAAGAAAGACGGTATATTTGCAAATCATTTTGTTTGGAAATTTAGTTCGTTCTAACTAATTCAAGTCATGGCATTAGATTAGGTCTGCTCTTGATTATTCTGAATTTAAAGAAAAGCTCGTTAAATGGAGCAGCGATTacaattgcaatttaattaatacaaTATTTACACAACGTAGAATAAAACAGATAGATTACGAAATTATCACTGCTGCAGACTTCCTTTTTATAGTTCAAGTATTTTGACCCCAATGACTACTTTCTAAATACAAAAGTATTTATCAGATACTTTACCAACTGCACTTAATTTTTCCTAAGCGAAAAGTGATTACTCCTTCTATGGGCGATTAGCAGCTAATCCCTTTTGGGATTAAACACCGATTTCAAGTGGCCTGCGCTTCGTAATTAGTTTTAATCGTTGCTAAGCTGAGTTAAGCCTGCCCAAGGGTAAAACTATAAAGATAGGGGTGGAAGGCCAAATTACTTTAATCTTCAAGTTGAAAGAAGTCGTTGGCACTTAAATGGCAAAGAAAGCCCAAACATTGTCACAGATCATTAACCTGTTTGGTAAAAGAAAATCAGTTTCACCTGTTAGTGTTTTTCAAAAGTAAGAAAGATGATTATTGGCCATGGCAGGTCCAAATTTGATATATTAACGGATAATAAAAACATGAAATTAATAAAGTAAATCTTTAAATTGTGCTTTTAGTCAAATATTTCAAGTAAATACGTTTAGATACGTTTTACCCAAACAggatttgaaaattgtatccTTTTACAGTTGATAAAAAGTATATTCTACACAATGTCTACGTCGACTGTATAAAGGTTTGTGCACTAGCTAAGTtgctataaaatatttatacaaagtgaaatattcaatttttgttAGATTACTAGTATTAGATTTAGATTATCAACCAATTTTCCTTTAAACTTGTGTTGGAGCACACtgttagtaaaatatttaaagagtTATTGTTAAATATGagaaaacagaaaatttttttacccattttataatatatatttcgttataattcaatttgggTAATAATAAATAGTCCATTGTCTATTTTGGCATTTTGAAAGAAAAGCCTGCCTacataaacttttatattttaatatgtgTCTTAATTGTATAGCAGCGAAGTCAGCAAAAGTATGTAAAGAAAATCTTTTAAGAAACAAATATTTAGTCAATTAACAATcctcatatgtatatatatgacgtatatatataacaaCAACGTAAAGACTCAAGCAGAccaattgtatttatttttttttttatttaatatttataaagcgAATTAAGTGAATTTATTGGCACTCAAAACTTAGCATACTTAGGTGAGCTTAAAACTAAATCCTAAAGTAAAGCATACAACAGGGAAGCACTTCGATTGGGGAACACAACTCGGTGTACACTGTACAGGTGTGGCACTAAATCCGCATGGTAAGTCGCCTTTGGGGCCTCATTCGCTCCTTTTCCGCCCGATCCTTGCGCATCCGAAGGATTTCCTCGCCGCGCAGCTCCTTTCGCCTTCCAGGAGATACATCTCTCTTGAGATCGATTTTGTATTCAATCCTCGGCGAACGGCGACCTATCACAAAATTCGCGGAGTCGTTCGCGAATAACTTTTGCTGGCGCAATTGTACACAGCGTTTAGGTGTTTCGGAGAACTCCTCGTTCCCAGGATCCCTTGCCTCGTCCCCTATTGTTAACACTTCCTTGAACATATCCTCGACGGCACTGAAGTACAGCGTGGAATCGGAGGACATTGTGAACCTGATGCTGGCGAGCAACTGAGCCCAAAGTTGATTGAAGCCAGTCAGGGGACGAGTTTGAAATGCATTTGAACGGACCACCGACCACCAGACACTTTTCAACCCTCGACTGTGCGCTAGGCTACCTGATCCCAAACAATGGTGTACATAAAACTAGGAAAACAGCTGGAAGGGAGGACCAATATCAGACTGAGCTAATGAGGGGTTTCCCTGCTGGTAAACCCTCATCTTGAAAACATTCCAACTCAAATTCCAgcataattatttattggcGAAGTTTTCTGATTTCCAAGCTAAACATATTTTCCTATTTcagatatataaattttaaaagccAGTATGTAAAGTTGCCATTAAGTGatgatatatatgatatacTTACTTTTATTTCCACTTTCAATTTTCTATAGATATTTTAGTTTCATAGCCTTGTTTATAGTGTGTCATCCATTACAATTTAACTTTATTAATCTGCCTTACAttcatacatatttacatacatatattgtgAATGCTTTACTGGGTTTCGAGTTCCAAATGTATTGTATGGTGCACAGTGAGTCACATTTTTTGCCGCTCCAACATTATCTACCTTTCTAAAGAACGCACAAATTGCCCATTCAATTGAGTCCCAAACTATCTATAGATAAGAAAAAATCCCTTAACGAGCATCCGACGCGATTAGATTAAGTAGTTCGTTTCGATTTCGTTTTCGACGGAGTTATTATTAATATGGCCTATAGTATAAATTCATGTCCTCGGATCAGTACTCCTTGTTGAAGTAGTCGCGTATGCTGCGCTTCACAATGGGCGTCAGTTGGGCGACCTGCTTCTGCACTTCATCCGTGTTCTTATCCTTGTGATAGAAGACCGTGAAGTAGACAATCAAGCCGATCACCACGACCATCAGGAGCGCAGAAAACACGATGCTCAGCAGCATCTTGCAGGCGCAGGAACAGCAGCTGCAAGGATATAGAAAAATCTGATTAGAAAAGTTGACACATGATCAAGTCGGAGATATCCTGGATGTCAGATCAGTTCAATCACTTAATTTCAATCAGGTTCAATCCTGGATGGTTGCAACTCAAGATACCCATTTCTAAATTGCCTAAATTGGCTTTATACATAGCTGGTCAAGATCTttcacatataatatatatagtatatatttgtatatgtttAGTGGGTCAGAAACTGATGGAAACTTACCAGCAAACCACTTTGCCGGGACATTTGAGGCATTCACAGAGAGCGTTGCACATGGTGATGACGGTTTTGGGTTATTCTtttatagatagatagatacagTATATTTCCGATTCCCGATGCGTGGTTGACCAACACAAAATATTAACTGAAGCGGGTAACTGCTATCGACCGCATTTTGGGGTCTACGGGTATTGAAAGCTTTAATCATATCGGgcgaaaaaataataaatagacTGATAACAAGTCGGCTATAA
Encoded proteins:
- the LOC6605781 gene encoding uncharacterized protein LOC6605781 gives rise to the protein MSSDSTLYFSAVEDMFKEVLTIGDEARDPGNEEFSETPKRCVQLRQQKLFANDSANFVIGRRSPRIEYKIDLKRDVSPGRRKELRGEEILRMRKDRAEKERMRPQRRLTMRI
- the LOC6605782 gene encoding protein midgut expression 1 isoform X2 gives rise to the protein MCNAICECLKCPGKVICCCCSCACKMLLSIVFSALLMVVVIGLIVYFTVFYHKDKNTDEVQKQVAQLTPIVKRSIRDYFNKEY
- the LOC6605782 gene encoding protein midgut expression 1 isoform X1, translating into MCNALCECLKCPGKVVCCCCSCACKMLLSIVFSALLMVVVIGLIVYFTVFYHKDKNTDEVQKQVAQLTPIVKRSIRDYFNKEY